GCCTGCACGGCCTTGTTGACGTCGTCGAACATCTTGACCGGCTCCCACTTGCCGGTCTCCTCGGCCTTGGCGATGTGGTCACGGGCCGCGTGCATGTACGCCAGCTTCACCGTGGTCGAGATGTTGATCTTGGCCACGCCGTTGGCGATGAACCGCTCGAAATCCTCCGGCGACAGACCGGTCCCGCCGTGCAGCACGACCGGCTTGTCGGTCAGCTTGCCCAGCTCGGTGACCCGGTCGAACTGCAGCACCGGCGAGGACTTGTACATGCCGTGGGAGGTGCCCAGGGCCGGAGCCAGCAGATCGGTGTCGGTGTCGTCGGCGACCTCGACGATCTTGTCGTTGCTGTAGGAGTGGGTGGCCTCGTCGCTACCGACCCCGTCCTCCACGCCCACGATGTTCTCGATCTCGGACTCCACCCCGACGCCGGCGGCGTGGCACTCCTTGACCACCTCGCGGGTCTCGTCCCACGCCTGCTGCAGCGGGCGATCCGAGGCGTCGAACAGCACCGACGACCAACCGTGCTTGATGACCTCGGTGATCACCGCGCGGTCCGGGCAGTGATCCAGGTGCAACGCGACCGGCACGGACACGGCACCAGCCGCATTCTTGTAGATCCCGGCGATGATCTCGGCACCCATGCTCTTCACCGTCTTGACGGAGGTCTGCAGGATGATCGGCGACTGCGCGGCCTCGGCCGCGGCGATGATCGCCCGCATCGACAGGTCGTCGACGATGTTCACAGCGGGTACGGCGTAACCGTCCCGCTTCGCCGCAGCGACGAGCTCGACGGTGTTCGCGATGGTCATGGCGGTCCTTCGGTCGGGGTGAGGGTGGCTCACCCGGGTCGGTCAACGAGGAAGCGTGGGGGTGGGGCTGATCTCGGGTCGCAAGGGGCAGGAAACGTGATGCGCGCTGCCGCCCTGGCTGGCGTTGCTGTTCATCCTAACGAGCCTGTCTGGACTTGTATAGGCAACTTTGCCGATCAGTCATCCGACGGTCATCAGACTGTCAAACGCGGGGGCCGGTCAGCGCCCTGACCGAGCTCGGACCTCCCGAACCTCGCGCACGATGGACAGGAAGTTGTCGACGTTCACGCCGAAGCGCGCCATGAACAGGCCGTCCGGTACCGCATCCTGCCGTGAGCCGGCCGCTTCCGCGACCGCAGAGTAGGTGCCCGGCTGGGCGCTACCGCCGTAGACGACCCGGGCGCCCGACGTGCGCTCGGCGATCATCGAGCGAACCGTGGCCACCGCGTCGGCGACGTGGTCGGCGGGGGCGGGTTGCGGCTGGCCGATGGCCCAGGCCGGTTCGTAGGCGACCAGGAGATCGGCTCCTTCCGGCAGACCCGAGAGCCAGGCGTCGAACTGCTGGGCCACCGCCTTTGCGGGGGAGATCGACTGCTCGGCCTCGCCGACGACGATGATCGGGGTGCGACCGGCCGCCGCCGTGGCAGCCACCTTGCGGCCGACCAGTTCGTCGTCCTCGCCGAAGTACCGCCGACGCTCCGGGTGACCGGCCATGACGAACGTGCAGCCCATCTCGGCCAGCAGGTCGGCGCTCACCTCGCCGGTGTAGGCGCCGGGTCCGTAGACCGAGACGTCCTGCGAGCCGACCAGGCCGCCGCCCCGGCCCAGGGTCTCGAGGAAGACGGGGATGAGCGGGAACGAGGGACAGCAGAAGAGGCCGGTGGCACCCTCCGGGTCGGAGGCGACCTCGGCGAGCACCCGCGGGCCCCATTCCTGTGCCTGGGCGAGCGAGAAGTAGCTCTTGGAGCTGCAGCCGACGAGTGTTTCGGGGAGCACGGCGGAGGGTTCCCTTCCAAAGGCGGGCGACGGCCGCCGACCGGGGGGTCGACAGCAAGTGCACCTATCTTGTTCAATCATGTACACACAAGCAACAGCGGATCCCGTGAGCGGGTGACCCACGCACAGACGCGTGACGGTGGAAAGGCTTGACCGATGGATGTTCTCGACCGCCCCTCTGTGGAGCAGCTGCAAGGCGCCCACTTCGACGTAGCTGTCATCGGAGCCGGTATCAACGGCGCCGCCGTGGCCCGGGACGCCGCCACGCGGGGTCTGTCCGTACTGGTGGTGGACAAGGCCGACATCGGGTCGGGCACGTCCAGCTGGTCCAGCCGGCTCATCCACGGTGGCCTGCGCTACCTCGAACACGGCGAGCTGCGGCTGGTCTACGAATCGCTGCACGACCGCGAGAAGCTGCTGCACATCGCCCCGCACCTGGTCACCCCGCTGCCCTTCGTGGTGCCGCTGTACAAGCACAACCACAAGCCCGGCTGGATGTTCCGGATCGGGATGTACCTCTACGACACGCTGTCGCTGCGCAAGTCGGTGCCCCGTCACCGCCGCCTGGATCGCAAGGCGATCAAGGTGGAACTCGGCTCGCTCAACCCGGAGGGCCTGTCCGGTGGTCTGCGGTACTACGACGGCCAGGTCGTCTTCGCCGAGCGGCTCGTGCTCGAGACCCTGATCTCGGCGGTCGAGGCGGGTGCCCGGTTCCTCACGTACGCGGAAGCCTCCGTCGCGGTCTCCGGCGGACGGGTCACCGGTCTGAAGGTGCACGACCAGCTCACCGGTCAGCAGTTCGACGTGCACGCCTCCGTCGTCGTCAACGCGGCCGGCCCGTGGGTCGACGAGGCGGGTGCCGGACTCCAGCTGGACCGGATGATCGGTGGCACCAAGGGCACCCACCTGGTGGTCGATCCCTTCCCCGGGGCTCCCGACGTGGCGCTGTACTACGAGGCCCGGTCCGACAATCGACCGATCCTGGTCATCCCGTGGAACGGGCGCTACCTGATCGGCACGACGGACGACCGCTTCGAGGGCGACCTCGACGCCACGCGGGGTACCGACGACGAGATGGACTACCTGCTCACCGAGACCAACACGCTGATCCCCGAAGCCGGGCTGACCCGTGACTCGGTGCTGTTCACCTACGCCGGGGTGCGCCCCCTGCCGTACCGCCCGGGCGTCAAGAGCGGCAACATCCCGCGGAGTCACCTGATCCTGGACCACGAGTCGATCGGCGGGCTGATCTCCATCGTGGGCGGCAAGCTGACCCCCCACCTGAGCCTGGGAACGGAGACGGTGGACAAGGTCGCCGCCGTACTGGGGCGCAAGCTTCCGGCCTCCCGAACGGCCGAGACCGCGCTGCCGGGTGGAGCCTCCGACTGGCCGGCGGCCGCGCGGGCGCTGCGTCGGGAGCTGGCCGGTCACGACTACACGGCGGCCGTCGTCGACCGTCTGCTCGACGTCTACGGCACCCGGGTGCGGGTCCTGCTCGACCTCGTGAAGTCGGATCCGGCGCAGGGCGCTCTCATCGGCAGCGGCGACAGCGCACTGCTGACCGCCGAGGTCACCCTCGCCGTCAAGGCCGAGGGCGCCGTGCACGTGGCCGACATCCTGCACCGACGTTCCATGGTCGGTCTGCTGCCGACGCTCGGCCTGGACGTCGACCAGGCCGTGGCCGAGGTGGCCGCGCCGCTGCTCGGCTGGTCGGCCGAGCAGGTCGGGTCCGAGGTGGCCGCGCACCGCGAGTACGTCCGCCTCCGGCTCCTCGGCGGCGTGGACCGGGCCGTGCTCGACGAGGCGGGTCAGCCCGTGGCCACGTCGTGACGGATTGAGCGTCCGCTCTCACGGGGCGAGATTGTGATGTCCCCGTAAGCGTTTCGGCGCGCGAACGGCCGGATTCGAGGAGAAGATCCTCGAATCCGGCCGTTGTCGTTCCCGGGGGCAGTCCTGCTGCCGACGACGCTGTCGGGGGAGGGGAGGCGGTGCGCGATGTCGGTCGGCGACACACATCGACTGCTCTGCCCCGACCCGTCCCCATCAGTGACGTTCGCTGACGAAGGTCCCGCAACGACGACGACCGGCCCGTCGATCCCGGCGTGGGATCGACGAACCGGTCGTCGGTCGGGCCCTGGCGCACCCCCGACGGACGGGACCCGGCGTGGGCCCCGTCCTCGTCATTCCAGGGTCATGCAGTGCGTGGGTTCGGGGTCAGTCGGTCGAGACCTTCTGGGCCCAGCCCTTGGTCAGCTCGCGGGCCTGCTGCCAGCCGGCGTACATCGACTCGGCCTGGTCGCGGCTCATGGACGGCTCGAAGCGACGGTCCTCCTGCCACTTGCTGGCCACCTCGTCCAGCGAGGAATAGATGCCGGTCGACAGGCCGGCCAGCAGCATCGTGCCGAACACGGTCGCCTCGGAGATGACCGGCCGGACGACCGGCACGCCGAGGATGTCGGCCTGCAGCTGGCACAGGAAGTTGTTCTTCACCGCGCCACCGTCGACCCGCAGCTCGGGGATCGAGATGGAGCCGTTGGAACCCTGCAGGGCGGCGTCGACCACGTCGCGGGTCTGGTAGACCATCGACTCCACGGCGGCCCGGATGATGTGCAGACGCGTGGTGGCGTTGCTGATCCCGATGATCGCGGCGCGGGCGTAGGGATCCCAGGTCGGCGCGGACAGGCCGGTGAAGGCCGGGATCAGGTAGACGCCCTGGGTGCTGGGCACCTGGCCGGCGTACCACTCGGAGTCGGGGGCCGCGTGGATGAGCTTCATGTCGTCGCGCAGCCACTGCATGGTCTTGCCCATGGCGAAGAGCACGCCTTCGATCTCGTACGTGGCCTTGCCCTGCACCCCCCACGCCATCGACGGGGTCAGGCCGGGGATCCGCTGCGGGCTGGTACCGCAGTTGATGTTCAGGACGCCCGCGGTGCCGTAGGTCATCTTGTTCTGGCCCGGGCTGAAGGCGGCCTGGCCGAACAGGCCGGCCTGCTGGTCACCCATGTTGGAGGCGATCGGGACGGCGGCACCGAAGGTGGCGCTGAGGTCGCCGACAACCGCGTCGGAGGGCACGATCTCGGCCAGCATCCGCTTGGGGATGTTGTAGCCGGCGAGGAGCTCCTCGTCCCACTCGAGCTTTTCGAAGTTGAACATCATGGTGCGCGAGGCGTTCGAGTAGTCGGTGACGAACGACTTGCGGCCGGTGAGGTTCCAGATCAGCCAGGTGTCGACCGTGCCGGCGAGCAGCTCGCCGTTCTCGGCCCGCTCCTGCGCCCCGGGGACCTGGTCCAGGATGAAGCGGATCTTGGAGGCGGTGTAATAGGCGTCGGGGATGAGACCCGTGCGCTCCTCGATCTTCTCGCCGAGGCCGGCGTTGACCCAGTCCTCGACGACGCCGACGGTCTGACGCGAGGCCCACACGACGGCGTTGTAGATCGGGCGCCCGGTGTCCTTCTCCCAGACGATCCCGGTCTCGCGCTGGTTGGTCAGGCCGGCCGCCGACAGATCGGAGGGCTGCAGCTTGGCCTGCCGCAGCGCGGCCCGGATGACCTCGAGCTGGACGTTGAGGATCTCCATCGGATCGTGCTCGATCCAGCCGGCCCGCGGGTAGATCTGAGTCAGTTCGGCGGCCGCCAGGCCGACGACCTCACACTCCTCGTTGATGATGAACGCACGGGCACCCGTGGTTCCTTCGTCGATGCCCAGGATGTACCTAGTCACGTGGTTGATTCTCCGATCAAGCGACAGCGGTGGCGCCGAGGGGCTTTTCCCGTCGGGCTCAGGGCCGCGGGCGATGCGGTCAACCTAGACCGGCTGTCCGATCCGGGCAAGACTTGTACACACTTGTACGTACAGATAGTGTTTCCGCCGCGGCCCTCCCATCCGGGGGACGGGACCGCGATCCGTTCCCTACACCGTGGTACGCGTACGGAAGGCCGCTGATGAACTTCGACCTGCTCTTTCTCCTGATGGCTGCTGGTGGTGGCTTCTTTGCCGCCGCCATCGGCGCACTCCACGCCTTCATCTTCACCGGCTTCATGGTGTTGCTGGGCAATGCCGTGATCATGGCCGGCGGAGGCCCGGCCTTCCTGAACGACGTGGCCTTCGGTCCGGTCTTCGGCCCGCACATCGCGTTCGCGGGCGGCGTCGCCGCGGCTGCGTACGCCGCGCGGGTCAGCGACAAGGTGGGCGGCAAGGACATCGGCGTTCCGCTGATCTCCATCGAGCGCATCGACGTGCTGCTCGTGGGCGCCGGGTTCGGCATGCTGGGCTACCTCATCAACCTCGGGGTCACGAAGATCCCGTGGTTCGGCACCCACACCGACACCGTCGCGTTCACCGTCGTCGTCTCGGCGATCATCGTCCGGCTGGCCATCGGTCGCGGCAGCCTGTTCGGCAACATCGACCAGCAGGCCGCCGGCTGGGGCCGCTTCGCGCCGAAGGACTCGGCCGCGTGGGTCCGCTACCACGAGAAGTTCGTGCCGAACTCGTTCCTCGGCTTCTTCGTCGGTCTGCTGTCCTCCGGGCTGGCCATGCTGCTGGCGCGGGCCTACCCCGATCTGGCGATCGCCACGGTGTTCTTCGGCATTTCGGCCGTCTCGCTGTTCTTCCTCAGCCTGGGCCTGAGCTTCCCCGTGACCCACCACATCACCCTGATCGCGGCGGTCGCCACCGTGAACTTCCTGCCCATCGTCGGCAACGAGATCGGCACCCTGTTCATCGGTGCGATCGCCGGCATGGTCGCCGCCTGGTTCGCGGAGTTCTTCGCCCGGTTCCTGCACGACCACGGCAACACCCACATCGATCCGCCGGCGGCCGCCATCTGGCCTGCCACCACGATCGTCCTGGCGCTTGCCGGGGTGCTCGCCTGATCTGCTGGGTGACCAGCAGCGGGATGCATACCCGCGAAGTGTCCACCGTCGGCCGGTAACCTGGTCGGGTCGGATCTTCCGGACAGAGCCCGTCCTCCGCCACAGGGGGACGGGCTCTGTTCCGTTTCCGGCCCCGGTCGTCGCCGCCCGCGTGGCCCGTCGGAACCCTTCGAGCCAGCGGGCCCGCCGCCCCGCGCCGGGCGGGCCGGGGTCATCACAGACGACCACTGCCCACGATCACCGCCCTTGACCACTGCCCATGACCGTCGCCGGACCACTGTCCGGTCGATCTGTGAAACGAGGCCATCACGTGCTGGAACTCCCCCTGGACCTGTCCCGGACCCGGGCCGTCATCCTCGACGTCGACGGCACCATCGCCGGCTCCGACCACCGGGTCGCCGACCGCACCATCCGGGCCATGCGCGAGCTGGACCGGGCCGGTCTCGCCGTCATGCTGGCCACCGGCCGTTCCCGCTCGAACGTCCTGGACCTCTCCCGGGAGGCCGAGCTACGGGCGCCCCAGATCAGCTGCAACGGCGGGGTGACCACGGATCCGGTGTCCGGGGAGGATCTTCGCGTGCGCACGATGGACCCGGTCGAGGTGCGGGCGATGGTGACGCTCCACGAACGCACCGGGCAGGACTTCACCTGGTGGACCGCCGACGGCATCTACGTGACCACGCCCGCCCTGCAGCGAACCCTGCTGGCGTTCAACGACTCCGACGTCGTGTTGGCGTCGGCCAACCAGCTCGACGAGACGGCCGTGCTCAAGGCCATGGTGTGGGGAACGAAGGCGCAACTCGACGCCATCTCGCCGGAAGTCAGCGAACTGGTGCCCCGGGCGACCCGGTCGATGGACGAGTTCTGGGAGATCTCGGCCCCGGACGCGAGCAAGTGGGCCGCCGTCGCCTTCGTTCTCGACCGGCTCGGCATCGACCCCGCCCTGGTGGCCGGTGCCGGTGACGGTGGCAACGACGCCGTCTGGATGGAGCAGGTCGGCGCGCCGGTCGCGATGGGCAACGCCCGTCCCGAGGCCGTCGCGGCCGCCCGGGCCCAGATCGGGCACCACGACCAGGAGGGGGCGGCGGAATTCCTGGAGGAGATCGCCCGGCAGATCGGGTGTCCGGTCGGCTGAGCCGGGATGGGTCGCCGGACGCGCGGGGTGATGGCGATCAGGCTGTGGATCGACCCGCCGGGCGGGTGGAAGATGGCGGCAGTCGGGCTGTGGACGTGCTCCCGCCGTTTGCCGGGGGAGATGCTGGGTATTCGGCAGCAGGCCCCATCGCCGGTGACGGGGCTGTCGGCTTCACCGGTTCCACGACGCGTCTCGGGCCCCGACGTGTCCCCTCGCTCGATTCAGGAGTACCCCATGCGTGACTTCGCCTGCCCGCACTGCGGCCAGCAGCTCGCCTTCGAGAACTCGAAGTGCTTGAACTGCGGCAACAACCTCGGTTTCGATCTGGCCGACCGCCAGTTCGCCGTGGTGGGGCCGGACGGCACGACTCCGGCCCAGCCGCCGCGCCGGGTCTGCGACAACCTCAACGTGGCGGCCTGCAACTGGTTGGTGCCCGTGGAGGGGACCGGTCTGTGCCGGTCCTGCTCACTGACCCGCACCCGGCCCGCTGACGGTGACGCGGCGATGCCCCAGTTCGCCGAGGCGGAGGCGGCCAAGCGGCGGGTCATCGTCGAGCTGGTCGAACTGGGTCTCCCCATCAAGGACCGCACGGAGGATCCGGACACCGGTCTGGTCTTCGACCTGCTGTCCAGCGAGCACCAGCAGGTGATGACCGGGCACGACAACGGTCTGATCACCCTGGATCTGGCCGAGGGTGACGACGTCCACCGCGAGCAGCTGCGGATCTCGATGAGCGAGCCCTATCGAACCCTGCTCGGGCACTTCCGTCACGAGATCGGCCACTACTTCTTCTTCAAGCTCGCCGAGACCGGTGAGCCCCGGCAGCGGTTCGAGGAGCTGTTCGGCGACCCGGACACCAGCTACCAGGACGCCCTCGACCGGCACTACTCCCAGGGGCCGCCGTCGGACTGGGAGCAGGACTATGTCTCCTCCTACGCCACCATGCACCCGGCGGAGGACTGGGCCGAGACGTTCGCGCACTACCTGCACATCCGCGACACGCTCGACACCGCCGCCGCTTTCGGCATGGCTCCGGCCGGCGCCGCCGCCACCCAGCCGCTGGTCGGGGATGTCGGATTCGATCGCATCATCGCTCTGTGGCTGCCGCTGTCCTGGTCGCTGAACATGATCAACCGGTCGATGGGTCACAAGGATCTCTACCCGTTCGTGCTCCCGCCCAAGGTGCTGGACAAGATGCGGCTGGTGCACCACCTGGTCGCCGCGTCCGACACCCCAGCCGTGGTCAACGCCGCGGTCTGAGTCAACCCAGCCCCGCCCGCGGTCGACCTCGTCGGCCACGGGTGGGGCTGTGTCGTCTACGCGGAGCGGGACGAGGTGAGCGACGCGAACGCGATGATGTTGTCCTCGTAGCTACCGGCGTCACTGTCGAACACCCCGCCGCAGGTGATCAATCGCAGCCCGGCGTGATCGAGATTGCCGTACACCCGCTGGGTCGGAAACTGCGCCTTGGGCACGTCCTCCACGGAGTCGACGGTGAAGACGGCGACGCTGCCATCCGCCCGCGAGATCTCGATGGCGTCGCCGGCCTGCAGCTTCTTGAGGTCATAGAAGACACCGGGGCCGAAACGCCGGGAATCCACGTGGCCGAGGATGATCGCCGGCCCCAGCGCTCCCGGTTCCGGTGAGTCGCGGAACCAGCCGGCTCCGGCGTCCGGATCGTCCAGTGACGGGACCTCGACGGTGCCGTCGGGGTTGCGCCCCAAAGTCGACAGCGGCGACGACACGCCGATCGCCGGCACCGACAGCGAGACCGGAGCCGAGTCCGGCAGGGATAGCGGCGTTCCCGCGGAGGCCGGTGCGGAAGGGGCCGAAAGCGTCGGATCGGTCGCGACTGCGGCCGGAGAGGGGGCGGTCGAGACTGGGGCGGTCCCTGGAGCCTCGACGGTTGCCGAGGTGAGGGAGCTCGAAGACTCGGTGCCGGCCGATGGAGTGGTCGCCGGCGCTGAGGTCGTCGCCGAGGCCGGCGGGACAGTCGCGGTGTCGGCCGGCCCGGCACAGGCGGTGAGGCCGAGCGTGATCGCCGCGACCAGCGCGGCCACGACACGTCGAGGGCCGCGGCGAGCGCCCTTCGTCCGCGGCCGGGTTCGTACGGGTACCGCGGTGGGAGTGGCTCCCGTCGGCGGGGGGACGTCCGGTCCGGGCGACAGAGCGCGGTGACTGGTCACTCTCGTCCTTCGCGGCGGGTCAGGGACCGGATGGGTCAAATTGCGCTCGGGCCGGCACTTCTTTCGCCACAGACCCATCCGGGTCCGGCCGGTCACCGAATGGAGCGCATGGCCCTGATCAGCACCGCCGCCGGGGGCGGCCGCCGCGCGGTCCGACCTGTCGCTCCGGCCTCGCCGGCTCCGGACCCGGTGTCCCCGGTCGACGGAGGTCCGTCGCCGGTCGGCGCGAGCAGTCGATGGCGTCGCCTCGTGCTGCGCCTCGGGTGTCTGGGTCCGGCCTTCGTCGCCGCCGTCGCCTACGTCGATCCGGGTAACGTCGCGGCCAACCTGCAGGCCGGTGCGCAGTACGGCTACCTGCTGGTGTGGGTGCTGGTCCTGGCGGTGGCCGCGGCCGGGGTGGTGCAGTTCCTGTCGGCCAAAGTCGGGCTGGTGACGGGTCTGTCGCTTCCGGAACTCTTGGGACGGCGACTGGCGCGGCGCTCGCGGCTGGCCTTTTGGGTCCAGGCCGAGGGCGTGGCCATGGCCACCGATCTCGCCGAGGTGGTCGGCGGGGCGATCGCCCTCTGGATCCTGTTCGACCTGCCACTCGTGGTCGGCGGAGCGATCTCCGGCGTCGTCGCGATGGGCCTGCTGACGATCCAGAGCGCCCGGGGGCAGCGTTCGTTCGAGCGCGTGGTCACCGGGTTCCTCGCGATCATCGCCATCGGTTTCGTGGCCGGTCTGTTCGTGGCCCCGCCGTCGCCGGGCGGTGTGGCCGCCGGTCTCGTGCCGCGCTTCGACGGGACGGACTCGGTGCTGTTGGCCGCCGCGATGATGGGCGCCACGGTCATGCCCCACGCCGTGTACCTGCACTCGGCCCTCAGCCGGGACCGTTTCGGACGGGTCGGACCCGGCCCGCGTCGTCGTCGGCTGTTGTCGGCGACCCGCCTGGACGTCACCGTCGCGATGGTCCTGGCCGGGGGAGTCAACATCGCCATGCTGCTGGTGGCGGCGTCGGGTCTGCACGGGCTGGGCGGGTCGGCCCATGACCCGGCCACCATCGAGGGGGCGCATGCCGCCATCAGCGACACCCTCGGCCCCTCGATCGGGGTGATGTTCGCGATCGGTCTGCTCGCCTCCGGGCTCGCGTCCACGTCGGTGGGCAGCTACGCCGGCGGCGTCATCATGGAGGGGTTGCTGCAACGACGCATGCCTGCTGTCCTGCGCCGCGTCGTCACCCTGATCCCGGCTCTGCTCATCCTGGCCCTCGGGGCGGACCCCACCTCTGTGCTCATCGTTTCTCAGGTGGTCCTGTCCTTCGGGCTGCCTTTCGTGCTCGTCCCGCTGATGCGGATGACCTCGAATGCCGAGCTCATGGGACCCGATGTCAACGGGCGCGGGACCAGGCTCGTGGGCTGGTCCATCGTCATCGCCATCGTGGTCCTCAATATATTTCTGATCGCCGGAGTTTTTCTCGGATTCTGACCCATCCGATCGCTCTCTCGGGTCGAAGTATCGACAGCAGGCCAATGGGGCACTGCGGGTGATGTAAGGAGAACGGCTGATGGCTGATCGAAGGATCTTCGATGGTAAGCCGGTGTTGGAATTCAGCACCGGCCTGCAACGGCGCAGTTTCCTGAAGTACGCCGGTCTGGTCGGTGTCGGTGCCGGCCTGGTGGTCGGCGGTGGGGTGTTCGGCGGCGGTGTCGCCGGGGCGGCCACCACGGGCGTCTCGGGTCGCGCGGCGGCGGCGGCGATCGACATGTCGGACATCGACATCCTCAACTATGCATTGACTCTCGAGTACCTGGAGGCGGACTTCTACGCCACCGGTCTGGCTGCGGGGCTGCTCAGCGATCGCGAGCTCGAACTCGTCACCCCGATCGGGGATCACGAGAACCAGCACGTCTCGGCGGTCACCGAGGCCGTCAAGGCGTTCGGTGGAACGCCCGCGACCAAGCCCAAGATCACCTACCCGGCCGGGGTCTTCGACAGCCGGGACAGCTTCCTCAAGAATGCCTCGGTCTTCGAGGAGCTCGGCGTGACGGCCTATCACGGCCAGGTCCCGCTCATCAAGGACGCCGATGTGCTGGCGTCGGCGGCCTCCATCGCCGGGGTCGAATCCCGGCATGCGGCGGTGGTGGCCGCATTGATCGCCGGGAATCCGTTCCCGAATCCCATCGAAGCCAATGCCTCGATGGATCAGGTTCTGGCCACCGTCAAGCCCTTCATCTCCTGAGCCGGAAAGGAAACGACAATGTCGCGACAGGATTTCGTGCGCGGTCAGATGACCAGCCTCAATTCGGCCCAGGCGTTGGGTGCTCTGAACAATCGGTGGGCCTACGCCCGGGCCGAGGATTTCGGCAGTGACATCGACGTGCTGAACTACGCCCTCACCCTGGAGTACCTGGAGGCGGCGTTCTACCAGCAGGGCAACAAGGCCGGCCTGCTCTCCGGGACCGAGCAGCAGTACCTCGGGACCATCCAGTCTGACGAGGAGTTCCACGTCAGCGCCCTACAGGACACCATCAAGAAGCTGGGTGGCACCCCCGTCGAGGCGCCGTGGGTCGACTTCGGCGGCTCTTTCGCCGACCGCACCTCCTACCTCACCACCAGCGTGACATTCGAGAACGTCGGCGTCGGCGCCTACCTGGGGGCGGCCGGCTACATCAAGGACAAGGCGATCCTGCAGGCCGCGGCCGGCATCTTCGGGGTCGAGGCCCGGCACGCCGCCGTGGTCGCCGACCTGCTGGGTTTGCCCGCCGAGGGCGGGGTCTACAAGGGAGCGTTCGAGACGCCGATCGCCAAGGCCGACGTGCTGACGGCGGTGGCCCCGTTCCTGTCCCAGATGAGCGGCGGCATGCCGTCCGGG
This window of the Nakamurella flava genome carries:
- a CDS encoding Nramp family divalent metal transporter, whose amino-acid sequence is MLRLGCLGPAFVAAVAYVDPGNVAANLQAGAQYGYLLVWVLVLAVAAAGVVQFLSAKVGLVTGLSLPELLGRRLARRSRLAFWVQAEGVAMATDLAEVVGGAIALWILFDLPLVVGGAISGVVAMGLLTIQSARGQRSFERVVTGFLAIIAIGFVAGLFVAPPSPGGVAAGLVPRFDGTDSVLLAAAMMGATVMPHAVYLHSALSRDRFGRVGPGPRRRRLLSATRLDVTVAMVLAGGVNIAMLLVAASGLHGLGGSAHDPATIEGAHAAISDTLGPSIGVMFAIGLLASGLASTSVGSYAGGVIMEGLLQRRMPAVLRRVVTLIPALLILALGADPTSVLIVSQVVLSFGLPFVLVPLMRMTSNAELMGPDVNGRGTRLVGWSIVIAIVVLNIFLIAGVFLGF
- a CDS encoding ferritin-like domain-containing protein: MADRRIFDGKPVLEFSTGLQRRSFLKYAGLVGVGAGLVVGGGVFGGGVAGAATTGVSGRAAAAAIDMSDIDILNYALTLEYLEADFYATGLAAGLLSDRELELVTPIGDHENQHVSAVTEAVKAFGGTPATKPKITYPAGVFDSRDSFLKNASVFEELGVTAYHGQVPLIKDADVLASAASIAGVESRHAAVVAALIAGNPFPNPIEANASMDQVLATVKPFIS
- a CDS encoding ferritin-like domain-containing protein, whose protein sequence is MSRQDFVRGQMTSLNSAQALGALNNRWAYARAEDFGSDIDVLNYALTLEYLEAAFYQQGNKAGLLSGTEQQYLGTIQSDEEFHVSALQDTIKKLGGTPVEAPWVDFGGSFADRTSYLTTSVTFENVGVGAYLGAAGYIKDKAILQAAAGIFGVEARHAAVVADLLGLPAEGGVYKGAFETPIAKADVLTAVAPFLSQMSGGMPSGAPETGGGSTAVGQGPNAGLIAAGGAALLGAAAYAGHKLTDRSAEGTDQA